A DNA window from Microtus ochrogaster isolate Prairie Vole_2 unplaced genomic scaffold, MicOch1.0 UNK31, whole genome shotgun sequence contains the following coding sequences:
- the Ccr7 gene encoding C-C chemokine receptor type 7: MDLGKPMKNVLGVALLVIFQVCFCQDEVTDDYTGENTTVDYTQYESVCFKKDVRNFKAWFLPIMYSVICFVGLMGNGLVVLTYIYFKRLKTMTDTYLLNLAVADILFLLVLPFWAYSAAKSWIFGVYLCKCIFGIYKVSFFSGMLLLLCISIDRYVAIVQAVSAHRHRARVLLISKLSCVFIWMLALLLSTPELLYSGLQKSYSEDTWRCSLITDHVEALITIQVAQMVIGFLVPLLAMSFCYLVIIRTLLQARNFERNKAIKVIIAVVVVFIVFQAPYNGVVLAQTVANFNITNSSCELSKQLNIAYDVTYSLACVRCCVNPFLYAFIGVKFRSDLFKLFKDLGCLSQEQLRQWSSCRHVRHASMSMEAETTTTFSP, encoded by the exons GCAAACCCATGAAAAACGTGCTGGGGGTGGCTCTCCTTGTCATATTCCAG GTGTGCTTCTGCCAAGACGAAGTCACAGATGACTACACTGGCGAGAACACCACAGTGGACTATACCCAGTACGAGTCTGTGTGCTTCAAGAAGGACGTGCGGAACTTTAAGGCCTGGTTCCTCCCTATCATGTATTCGGTCATTTGCTTCGTGGGCCTGATGGGCAACGGGCTGGTGGTGTTGACCTACATCTATTTCAAGAGGCTCAAGACCATGACGGACACCTACCTGCTCAACCTGGCCGTGGCCgacatcctcttcctcctcgtcCTCCCCTTCTGGGCCTATAGCGCAGCCAAGTCCTGGATCTTTGGGGTCTACCTGTGCAAGTGCATCTTTGGCATCTATAAAGTGAGCTTCTTCAGCGGCATGCTCTTGCTCCTCTGCATCAGCATCGACCGCTACGTGGCCATCGTCCAGGCTGTGTCAGCCCACCGCCACCGCGCCCGCGTGCTTCTCATCAGCAAACTGTCGTGTGTTTTTATCTGGATGCTGGCCCTATTGCTTTCCACCCCGGAACTGCTCTACAGCGGCCTCCAGAAGAGCTACAGCGAGGACACATGGAGATGCTCGCTCATCACTGACCACGTGGAGGCCTTGATCACCATCCAAGTGGCCCAGATGGTCATCGGCTTTTTAGTGCCTCTGCTGGCCATGAGCTTCTGCTACCTCGTCATCATCCGCACCCTGCTCCAGGCACGAAACTTCGAGCGGAACAAGGCCATCAAGGTGATCATTGCTGTTGTGGTGGTGTTCATTGTCTTCCAGGCGCCCTACAATGGAGTGGTACTGGCCCAGACAGTGGCCAATTTCAACATCACCAACAGCAGCTGTGAACTAAGCAAGCAGCTCAACATCGCCTATGACGTCACCTACAGCCTGGCCTGTGTCCGCTGCTGCGTCAACCCTTTCTTGTATGCCTTCATCGGGGTCAAGTTCCGCAGCGACCTCTTTAAGCTCTTCAAGGACCTGGGCTGCCTCAGCCAGGAGCAGCTCCGGCAGTGGTCTTCCTGCCGGCACGTGCGACACGCTTCCATGAGCATGGAGGCCGAGACCACCACCACCTTCTCCCCATAA